ACTTGTTGTTCGTGAATAAGTCGCAATACTATGTGTCATTGATGTTCCTCCCGCTACTGAGTGACTTGGAGAGGGCATCGACATATAACTAGGGTAGCGCTGCCCTTGCATGGTTGTATAGAGAGATGTGCCAAATTGGTCGTGGGCAAGCACAATCAGTTGGAGATGCGCTATTCCTCCTACAGGTTTGGGCATGGGAGCGCATGCCATTTCTTGCTCCAATTAAAGCTAGCGTACCACATCTGCCTGCTGATGTCGACGATGGTTTGTTCCCATTTGCGGTTAGATGGCGAGCTTCATTTCATGTCGCGCACGTCCCTCAACATACTCTGCGGTCATATCgatatgacattgatatgatgcATGAGGACCAAGTAATACTGTATTTATTGCATTTGGATCATTTAATATGGGTTCGGAACGTTTACTATTTGTAGTAATTATCTTACATAAATTCATTGTTAACAGTTTATATAGATGTCGTACAGTGCAGATGTCTACACGAATCTACCCCCTATATGCCTTATAGGTGTACAAGTTTGGCTTATTCGTACTCCTTTAGTTTGCTTTCAGATCATAGAGTGGCATTTGTTGAATCGTGTAATGCTGCAGTTTGAGCTAAGGCAGTAGATCGCTCGTCGAGCTTAGACAGGTTACGACCTCGACAACTATAATTTGGATCTACATGACTGTGGCTAGCGCGGTAATCATCAAATCAACTGGCGCAATAAGTATGAGCGTACCATCTAGATGTGGCAATGTGGACTCGACAATGGCGTCTATATACTTAGGGAGCTTCCACTTCGTAGGCATACACCTCCATGGGTGGAAGACGGATATAATGACTGGTACTGGTCCATCACGATTCGCTATATCAGCAGAACCACCACTTTACACATGACAATGGTGAGTGAAAAAATTACTGAATGCATATAAGGAACAAACCCCGACTTTATCATTAACTTATTGGTACGTTCAAAACATATTTTGTTGTAGGAGCATATGATGGGGAGCATCCATTTGTCAGAACGTGCCCCGACATGTCTCGCTAGACAGATTACAAAGGTGTATTTGCAGTTTGTGGCTGAGGAAGCTCATCGGTCAATTCATATGTCTCCTTGCGCTAATGCGGAGGGCCTTGAATCGGATGATGATGTTGCAGATGCTGAGCAGGCATCGCATAGGAGAGGTCGTGGTGGACCTCGCCGGAGCTGTGAGGGGGGGGTCGTGTTCGAGTTGAGGGGGGGAGCTCCCAACCAACCATCCCAGTGGTCGCAAGGTGATTGGGGAGCATCAACACCGCAGTTCACATCACCACAGACCTCCATCTGGCATGCAGAGGCTTCTTCTTCCCATATGCCATATGGGGGGTATCAGCATTAGTACGGGGCATCCACTAGTACATCATACAGCTAGAGGCTCTATAGTCCACACAAAGCGACCCACCCCCAATGTATCGGGAACAACAACAATACCACCAATTCCCGAGCTCATTGCTGATCCCATTTGATCTTTTCATTGATGGGGGGTCGGTTGATGCTGGACTGGAGGAACATATCCCACCAAAAACTAAAGGTAACGATGGTGCGAAAGGGTCAGTTGGACGTCACAGAAGACAACGTCAACCGCCGCAAGAACGACGCCAACAACTGCCTAGATAGAGGAGACCGTGACGATGTGGCACTTATTGACCCAAGACCATGTGGGACTTAGTGACCCAAGCTATTTCATTATGCATgtatactttaatttttttttttagcaatgaataataataagcatatttaacAAAAAagtgtatttatattttttgtacaaaatttttataaatttataattataaattgagCATGTGATAAATTAATAACGAAATAGAACTGCGGAATAGAAATCGAGTACAACTCActattttcaaaagttaaaaagCTTAATGGTAACTCATAAATTTCAAGTACAATACACATTAAGTACATGTTTTGAAGTTATTAGGATAGTCCAGCATGGTCATGACCTCCTAAGCAACCTTGGACATTGATTATGGTTGTGACCCTCTTTGTGGCAAAACCCGCATCGTATCCTCTGACCGCCCTCTTATATATCCATTTCGTTATGCAATCTCAAACTTTTGGGGCGTCCTTTCTGCCTAAGTAACTTTCAGTTACCGTATAATGTTGGTGCCACTGGATCCGTCCAATATTGTTCATGGAGGACTGGGATGAACTCCGTCATATATGTCACATAATGTTCTTGCACCGTGAAACAAGAGTCAATATAGCCATTGTACCCCAATCTCCTAGCACCGTAGACAACTAACAAGTGGGAACAAGGGTAATGTAGATTCTGCCACTTCCCACATGTACACTGAAGTCCCTTTATGTCAACTGTTTGAATATTTCAACTCTTATTTGGTGGTCGCGGTGCGGTTTGAATACTGAACAACCCCCTTTCAATGTTGAAATTAATAATCTCATGTCTAGCATACGCCATTTCCCTCCTCTGCATTTGCAACAACATATGTGGAGTGTAACCATTCCCCGACTCCATTGCTTGGTGAGATGCCTCTAGCCAGGCACTAAAGTACTGcacaacgcgataaaatgtcatTTGGACAATGGTCATTATCGGTAGACTGCGAGTTCCTTTCCATACCTAATGGCACCATCGTGACATTGTGTCCACATGTGAGAAGGGATTTCTTTAGAAAAGGACTTTGCAATTGGCCCACCTATATTAGGATTCTTTCCATCCTACTATTGAATTTCCTAACTTGGTTCTCCTTACAAGTTATTTCAACCATCTACTTGAGCATCGTATTGTGCACCCTCTGGTTGAAGTTGCTAACAACGTGACGCAAGCGAAACCGATGGTGCGCACGTAGCAGTTGCCAGTCATCATTCTAATGAATGGGAGCAAGAATACCAACATGTCTATCTGATATAAGACATAACTTATCGCGATCACTCACTTCATCCCGAATGCACTTAAGGAACCAGGACCATATGCGGGTGCTCTCATTCTCAACGATGGCAAACGCTACAGGAAAATTTTGTTGACTTGCAACAGGGGCCGTTGAAATTAACAATTTACCTTTATATTTTTCATGCAAGTGCATTCTGTCCACATAGAGAACTAAAGGACAATGACGAAATCCCTCTATTGATGCTACGAATGACCATAACACACATGTCAAAATAGCAGCGTTGTTAGCATCAGGGATTTCTGTCCACGCCCACTTCACCTTTGTGCTAGGAATTGTTTCACACATAGCATGCATCCACTTTGGAAGcatttgatatgaaatatcccAATCTCCAAACACCCTTGCAACTGTCAATTCCTTCTCGAGCCATACCTTTCTATATGATACATGGTACTGGTACTTTGGCATCAAGTATGCTTGTAAAGCTGCAATGGAAGCACCGACGTCACTTTTGATAATTTTTACGATTTCATTTGCTACTAAGTTGGATTTCAGTTGCGGGTGGTCTTGCAAGAGAGTCTCTTTTATGCATGTATGTGGCCCTCTGTATTTTGTAATTTCAAACAACCCATGCTTTTTGCGTTGAGTTGCACGCAACTACCAAACATAGCTCTTGTCTACACTGCACCTAATCGTCCACATTCTTGGGGTGGATTGCACCACCTTAAAGTTGTGGTGTGTTTGTGCATGGTGGACGCACACAGAGTGCATAAGGTCATTCTTCCTGTCAAAAATCATATCTTTCCCAAATTCCGAGATAGCATCGCATCGTTTGCTCTTGAGTGAACTTTCAACTTCAGTTTTGATATGAATGGCTTCGACATCGACCATGTATGCTAACAGCGGCACGTTGCGTACCCTCTTGTGATCGATAGGTGTGTTCTGAGGAGGCATGACAACTTCTTCATAGTGAACCTCATAATCATTTTGTGCACCGACTTCATCTACCCCTCAGTCTGCCTCTTCTAAATCCTCTTCTTCCTCTAATTCACAGTCAtagtgtaacaacctgcctatcttaacatataataaaacataataaataaaatagtcaacccgaacccgtgggtagtggggacacctgtcatacacagtagAACCTAGGCAGTATTAAATGCAAATCACAactgttagccttacaaggcttaatatcctattttgatgctaacaaataagtggatcttaacatgctatgttaagtgatgtattttcaggactaaatgaagaatgcaaggttaaagagttcatgagagcttgtacttcaaataaggatgattacaTCAAGCTTGAAGCATTGATTAAAGCCTAAAGAAGATCATGAGGGCATTAATATTAAAAAGCTTCAaacattgaaagctcaaagataaaTGAAGCTCAAAGAATTTTTGAAAGATCAGTgatcagcaataaagagaactcaaagcaaaagaggagtcaaatgagtctttaggaaaattcatgtaagtacttcaaagaatttcaatatagatgcatgaaactcttaggtaaatttattggacctcgatacctttgaacatacttggaaaatatttttataaggtcaaaaaattgtttcaaaaagttagaatcatttttgaaatgaaaagtaccaaaaagaggatttctcaaatgctgtcaatttttctacatctgcatgcacatttttctccatcaaaaaatatttattttaaaatgtgttcaacattaaagttttagtattttctattagatttcatttgataccaagatcatcatatttggagttatatagagaaagttatgagcaaaatactagagggtactcgaagctgacagcTTGACAACAATTTGTTATAGAAGCTGTGTTGCACTGGCAGGCGTCTGTGTGGGTTTGGACAGGTGACTGCCTACCTACTGCCTCTTTAATTTAATTGGACAGATGACAACCACAAATGGATAGTCATATATCACAACGgcagatttgaaaattttataacgggcaaatttttaaaagaggttgtttgtggctcaaaatttatggaaacttggggaatattttaaaccacttggggaacaagttacttacctttttaaagtctataaataggcctcaaagatcattgaatcaacacaaccaagaattcaaattctgaaaaaattcagcatctctctcaaattgctctcaaattctcaactctcttgctctcaagctcacatattgtgcacaaattcaactgagtttttgatcttcttccaccagaattgtgctatAAATTCTTATTCTTtcaaagaattaatcggtgatgtACTTCCTTCatcttcaagttaatttccatattgttatttactttaaagtatatagtgttgtaattattgtactaatcagctctttgaggggcaaaatttttgtacacatattgtggttgtatttcttgtagattgacgattccaagggttgtttggattgttgactaagcaaggggatattgctcaGAAAGGTGAGCTCTAGCCTATATCCAAtgaccaaacgaggggatatcgtttggagaaggcgggctctagccttaaccaaggagtgttgtaattggtattatTCCACccagccttaaccaaggagtgttgtaattggtattattccacccgtcaatggaactgaactagtgaatcctttggtggtttgccaaaggtgaggacataggttgggtataagccaaaccttgtaaaaatccccatctcactctctctttccctactatttattttcaacatattgaaattgcgtggatggtttatttgataatcatatacactacgtaatatagaaatcaagtaaacttaaagtttaattttgatttgggttgcggaaatcgaaagggagtacattggttataccatatcttgcggaaaccatacgagtacgttacttggttaacagcccaatgataaattaactgagagtttagttgaattctgaatattgagaagagtgtgaatgtgttgttgaaaagcatattaaagaagcaaatttatatcagcaaagtataaattataattcaactacagggcttacaaattcatatccagggctgacaacaaaagatatattatgattgaatggtataaaacttgaaattgattggatagtgtttgtatttcaaaagtgctaaatcttgaattttacatcaatcttgttgtgctgaagtgaatttatatttggcaatcaaattgggtgtattggtttggaaattgtgattaattgtttgattgtttctactttcaaagtttggttgaagattgaatgtttgattatgtttaattgattggttgtttaattgtgttattgattggataaaagaactaagttcttaattgattaaagaattaaacaaacaagtcaagaattggttaaaagaaataaaagaagtttaaggtaacttaaaaaggaattaaaagaaatttttagaatccaattcaccccccccctcttaggaagctattcctaatttcaacaaCCTTCAACCAATAATTcataataccaaagtctactatattcccaaagatactgtatttatatata
This window of the Malania oleifera isolate guangnan ecotype guangnan chromosome 6, ASM2987363v1, whole genome shotgun sequence genome carries:
- the LOC131158511 gene encoding uncharacterized protein LOC131158511; the encoded protein is MPPQNTPIDHKRVRNVPLLAYMVDVEAIHIKTEVESSLKSKRCDAISEFGKDMIFDRKNDLMHSVCVHHAQTHHNFKVVQSTPRMWTIRGPHTCIKETLLQDHPQLKSNLVANEIVKIIKSDVGASIAALQAYLMPKYQYHVSYRKVWLEKELTVARVFGDWDISYQMLPKWMHAMCETIPSTKVKWAWTEIPDANNAAILTCVLWSFVASIEGFRHCPLVLYVDRMHLHEKYKGKLLISTAPVASQQNFPVAFAIVENESTRIWSWFLKCIRDEVSDRDKLCLISDRHVGILAPIH